In Apium graveolens cultivar Ventura chromosome 10, ASM990537v1, whole genome shotgun sequence, the following are encoded in one genomic region:
- the LOC141691304 gene encoding uncharacterized protein LOC141691304 produces MTTGATYEFATIGSTSTTNVTSAVINCNHSYYIHPSDSPGMQIIGIVLTENNYNQWHRSIEIALSSKLKLGFVDGTYVKPTSTSPLLMYWNRCNNMIMFWILNFVSEDIRNNILYIQSTREIQLDLDVRFAQSNVQKLFHLRKEIAHLSQGTLNNGKLAEFDQNLQLTQFLMGLNDSFTGIRGQILLMTLLPSLNQSYGMLLQEEKQRENFDGGGFSSETMAMTLKAYPNNKFQGTKNVIWS; encoded by the exons ATGACTACTGGAGCAACGTATGAATTTGCAACTATTGGATCTACTAGTACAACTAATGTTACTAGTGCTGTTATAAATTGTAATCATTCATATTACATTCATCCTTCTGATAGTCCTGGTATGCAGATAATTGGTATAGTGTTGACTGAAAATAACTATAATCAATGGCATAGGTCAATAGAGATAGCACTATCCTCAAAACTTAAGTTAGGTTTTGTAGATGGTACCTATGTCAAACCTACATCTACTTCTCCACTGTTGATGTATTGGAATCGTTGTAACAATATGATCATGTTTTGGATTCTGAATTTTGTATCAGAAGATATACGTAACAACATTTTGTATATTCAGTCTACTAGAGAGATTCAGTTGGACTTGGATGTACGTTTTGCTCAAAGTAATGTACAGAAACTGTTTCATCTACGTAAGGAGATTGCACACCTTTCTCAAGGAACTTTGA ATAATGGCAAACTTGCTGAGTTTGATCAGAATCTTCAACTCACTCAATTTTTGATGGGCTTAAATGATTCTTTTACTGGTATTCGAGGTCAGATCTTATTGATGACTCTACTTCCTTCTTTGAACCAGAGTTATGGTATGTTGCTACAAGAAGAAAAGCAGAGAGAAAACTTTGATGGTGGAGGCTTCAGTTCTGAAACTATGGCCATGACATTAAAAGCTTATCCTAATAATAAGTTTCAGGGAACAAAGAACGTCATATGGAGTTAA
- the LOC141692658 gene encoding peroxisomal nicotinamide adenine dinucleotide carrier-like isoform X2 has product MSDALINGLAGAGGGIVSQLITYPLQTVNTRQQTERKLEGEKNDHPGTIDQMCQVVKQEGWGRLYAGLKPSLVGTATSQGVYYYFYQIFRDKAEATALERKRKGLGDGTVGIFSSLVVAALSGCINVLLNNPIWVVVTRMQTHKEKSQPQHTKSIASDEEVLPMVISPRFGSSHAIQELYAEAGIWGFWKDGARGVTALEIFLLGALAKLGATVVTYPLNVVKSRLQTKQVTGGDKKYHYKGTLDAVMKMIQYEGFSGFYKGMGTKVVQSVLSAAVLFMIKEELVNGARWLLMKNSVSLRSKTS; this is encoded by the exons ATGTCCGACGCTCTGATCAACGGACTCGCCGGTGCAGGCGGCGGGATCGTCTCTCAGCTCATCACCTATCCTCTCCAAACT GTAAATACACGTCAACAAACGGAGAGAAAATTGGAAGGGGAGAAAAATGATCATCCTGGAACTATAGACCAAATGTGTCAG GTTGTGAAGCAAGAGGGATGGGGGAGACTCTATGCTGGATTGAAGCCTTCACTAGTAGGGACCGCTACATCTCAG GGTGTTTACTATTATTTCTATCAAATATTTAGGGATAAGGCTGAAGCAACTGCGCTTGAACGTAAGAGAAAAGGTCTTGGTGATGGAACAGTTGGAATATTCTCATCACTTGTTGTGGCTGCTTTATCTGG GTGTATAAATGTACTTCTGAATAATCCTATATGGGTTGTTGTCACTCGTATGCAA ACTCATAAGGAAAAGTCTCAGCCTCAGCATACTAAATCTATTGCTTCAGATGAAGAGGTTCTTCCAATGGTAATATCACCTCGATTCGGAAGTAGCCATGCG ATTCAGGAACTCTATGCTGAAGCTGGAATCTGGGGATTCTGGAAAG ATGGGGCAAGAGGTGTAACTGCTTTGGAG ATATTTCTGTTGGGGGCTTTGGCCAAACTCGGAGCAACAGTGGTCACATATCCACTCAATGTTGTGAAG TCGAGGCTTCAAACAAAGCAAGTTACTGGTGGAGATAAAAAGTATCATTATAAAG GTACTCTGGATGCTGTAATGAAGATGATACAGTATGAAGGCTTCAGTGGTTTTTACAAGGGAATGGGCACAAAAGTTGTACAGAGTGTTCTTTCCGCGGCAGTTCTGTTCATGATTAAGGAAGAACTTGTTAACGGGGCTAGGTGGTTGTTAATGAAGAATTCGGTGAGTTTAAGATCCAAGACTTCGTGA
- the LOC141692658 gene encoding peroxisomal nicotinamide adenine dinucleotide carrier-like isoform X1: MSDALINGLAGAGGGIVSQLITYPLQTVNTRQQTERKLEGEKNDHPGTIDQMCQVVKQEGWGRLYAGLKPSLVGTATSQGVYYYFYQIFRDKAEATALERKRKGLGDGTVGIFSSLVVAALSGCINVLLNNPIWVVVTRMQTHKEKSQPQHTKSIASDEEVLPMVISPRFGSSHAIQELYAEAGIWGFWKGVLPTLIMVSNPSIQFMLYEILLKKLKRHRALLSKDGARGVTALEIFLLGALAKLGATVVTYPLNVVKSRLQTKQVTGGDKKYHYKGTLDAVMKMIQYEGFSGFYKGMGTKVVQSVLSAAVLFMIKEELVNGARWLLMKNSVSLRSKTS, encoded by the exons ATGTCCGACGCTCTGATCAACGGACTCGCCGGTGCAGGCGGCGGGATCGTCTCTCAGCTCATCACCTATCCTCTCCAAACT GTAAATACACGTCAACAAACGGAGAGAAAATTGGAAGGGGAGAAAAATGATCATCCTGGAACTATAGACCAAATGTGTCAG GTTGTGAAGCAAGAGGGATGGGGGAGACTCTATGCTGGATTGAAGCCTTCACTAGTAGGGACCGCTACATCTCAG GGTGTTTACTATTATTTCTATCAAATATTTAGGGATAAGGCTGAAGCAACTGCGCTTGAACGTAAGAGAAAAGGTCTTGGTGATGGAACAGTTGGAATATTCTCATCACTTGTTGTGGCTGCTTTATCTGG GTGTATAAATGTACTTCTGAATAATCCTATATGGGTTGTTGTCACTCGTATGCAA ACTCATAAGGAAAAGTCTCAGCCTCAGCATACTAAATCTATTGCTTCAGATGAAGAGGTTCTTCCAATGGTAATATCACCTCGATTCGGAAGTAGCCATGCG ATTCAGGAACTCTATGCTGAAGCTGGAATCTGGGGATTCTGGAAAGGTGTCTTACCGACATTGATTATG GTGAGCAATCCTTCCATACAGTTTATGCTTTATGAAATTCTTTTAAAGAAGCTAAAACGACATCGTGCTTTGTTGAGTAAAGATGGGGCAAGAGGTGTAACTGCTTTGGAG ATATTTCTGTTGGGGGCTTTGGCCAAACTCGGAGCAACAGTGGTCACATATCCACTCAATGTTGTGAAG TCGAGGCTTCAAACAAAGCAAGTTACTGGTGGAGATAAAAAGTATCATTATAAAG GTACTCTGGATGCTGTAATGAAGATGATACAGTATGAAGGCTTCAGTGGTTTTTACAAGGGAATGGGCACAAAAGTTGTACAGAGTGTTCTTTCCGCGGCAGTTCTGTTCATGATTAAGGAAGAACTTGTTAACGGGGCTAGGTGGTTGTTAATGAAGAATTCGGTGAGTTTAAGATCCAAGACTTCGTGA